Proteins encoded in a region of the Dendropsophus ebraccatus isolate aDenEbr1 chromosome 11, aDenEbr1.pat, whole genome shotgun sequence genome:
- the SPATA22 gene encoding spermatogenesis-associated protein 22, with protein sequence MKRTLPACLPVPIFNQKKRNRLPLTSVPQIKEQSSDGSHHGPESFHLPSLATDSTWENRLSQLQNAGKKLEFRSADKRTNICPGDENMFNSFSKDLLSVPKRQYGQMDNIKGQSVNEKCTPQSYSPVQLQTSVTSYKRSHYSSSTSSGTKDKQPSYFFKSNAKVNKDNAFADMPEEEMIQAIPLYQMTFKEKSNSLRILSASIESMKYWSQYSDKIPLLFEVLATLDSAVTSGEHGSKVFLLRDGKNHVQCIFYEIDQELPRLIRGRIHRAMGNYDQRKNMFKCVSVRAASVAEQQTFMQYIIIADKEMEKCVTSLEDAK encoded by the exons atgaagagaaCTCTGCCAG CCTGTCTTCCTGTTCCCATCTTTAACCAGAAGAAAAGAAATAGACTACCACTCACCTCAGTTCCTCAGATAAAAGAACAGAGTTCTGATGGGTCCCATCATGGCCCTGAAAGTTTTCACTTACCTTCTTTGGCAACAG ATTCCACTTGGGAAAACAGACTATCTCAGCTGCAAAATGCTGGGAAAAAATTGGAATTCAG ATCAGCAGATAAACGAACAAATATCTGTCCTGGTGATGAAAATATGTTTAACAGCTTCAGCAAAGATTTACTTTCTGTTCCTAAAAGGCAATATGGACAAATGGACAATATAAAAGGACAAAGTGTAAATGAGAAGTGTACTCCACAATCTTATTCTCCTGTGCAGTTACAGACATCTGTAACATCTTACAAAAGGTCACATtattcttcttctacttcttcgGGAACTAAAGATAAACAACCTTCATATTTCTTTAAAAGCAATGCTAAAGTGAACAAAGATAATGCATTTGCTGACATGCCAGAAGAAGAAATGATACAG GCTATACCACTTTACCAAATGACTTTTAAAGAAAAGAGTAATTCCTTGAGGATTTTGTCTGCATCAATAGAGAGCATGAAGTACTGGAGTCAGTACAGTGACAAAATCCCACTCTTATTTGAGGTACTAG CAACCCTTGACTCTGCTGTCACATCAGGTGAACATGGATCAAAAGTCTTCCTTCTTAGAGATGGCAAGAACCATGTTCAATGCATATTTTATGAAATT GATCAGGAGTTACCAAGACTAATCAGAGGCCGAATTCATAGAGCAATGGGGAATTATGACCAGAGAAAAAACATGTTTAAGTGTGTTTCAGTAAGAGCGGCATCAGTGGCAGAGCAGCAGACCTTTATGCAATATATCATCATAGCTGACAAAGAGATGGAGAAGTGTGTTACAAGTCTAGAAGATGCTAAGTGA